The following proteins are encoded in a genomic region of Paenibacillus sp. FSL R7-0273:
- a CDS encoding DUF6054 family protein has translation MADKFQFNVKVNPAVAMALIKDGMGTGAELLHEELNNVGEGRMIGTLVYERYFLRSGNQAAMVIIADNLQGVCNIRLISAGSSNSMIFKVDWGAGRSFASSVAKILSEYTIE, from the coding sequence GTGGCGGATAAATTTCAATTTAATGTAAAAGTAAACCCGGCTGTTGCTATGGCTCTGATAAAGGATGGTATGGGTACGGGGGCGGAGCTGCTGCACGAAGAGCTGAACAACGTTGGTGAAGGCCGGATGATTGGAACGCTCGTATATGAACGTTATTTTCTCCGTTCCGGTAATCAGGCGGCAATGGTGATTATTGCGGATAATCTGCAGGGAGTATGTAACATCCGGCTGATCTCAGCAGGAAGCTCGAATAGTATGATCTTTAAAGTAGACTGGGGCGCAGGTCGAAGCTTCGCTTCATCCGTCGCCAAGATTCTGTCTGAATATACAATTGAATAA